In one Anaerohalosphaeraceae bacterium genomic region, the following are encoded:
- a CDS encoding ribulokinase: MAYAIGLDYGTNSVRCVIVNTANGKEVGTAVYNYPSGEMGILLDRKDHNVARQNPADYLEGLEVTIKKSLAQARKNDKKFRADQIVGIGVDTTGSTPIPVDKDGVPLAMKKEFKKNLNAYVWLWKDHTGYAEAAEITELAAREHPEYLAKCGGTYSSEWFFSKILHCLRTDPKVFDAAYTWVEHADWIPAVLTGTDHPSKLKRCRCAAGHKAMFNEAWGGYPAKEFLSKLDPKLGALRDTLTATTQTVDQKAGDLTEEWAKRLGLKPGIPVAMGAFDAHLGGVGSGIGPGTLVKIIGTSTCDMAVAPNTAKLPDIPGICGIVDGSILPGYFGLEAGQSAVGDIFNWFVNYIQPGGKKEGDHAALTAKASKLKPGQSGLLALDWNNGNRTILVDQRLTGLLVGQTLHTRPEEIYRALVEATAFGALTIINRFEEYGVKIEQIINCGGISEKNPMIMQIYADVTGREMKISRSPQTCALGAAICGAVVGGAHPDFASAQKAMCGVKAKTFKPIAANHAVYKRLYVLYKQLHDAFGTKGYNQSLYNVMKDLLKIKEEVLKQ; encoded by the coding sequence ATGGCCTATGCAATCGGTTTGGATTACGGGACCAATTCGGTCCGGTGTGTGATTGTCAATACGGCGAACGGAAAAGAGGTCGGCACGGCGGTTTATAACTACCCGTCCGGCGAGATGGGGATTCTGCTGGACCGCAAAGACCACAATGTGGCCCGGCAGAATCCGGCGGACTATCTGGAAGGGCTGGAGGTGACGATTAAGAAGTCTCTGGCTCAGGCCAGGAAGAACGACAAGAAGTTCCGGGCCGACCAGATTGTGGGCATCGGGGTGGATACGACCGGCTCGACGCCGATTCCGGTCGATAAGGACGGTGTGCCTCTGGCAATGAAGAAGGAGTTCAAAAAGAATCTGAACGCCTATGTGTGGCTGTGGAAGGACCACACGGGCTATGCCGAGGCGGCTGAGATTACGGAGCTGGCGGCGCGCGAGCATCCGGAGTATCTGGCCAAGTGCGGCGGGACGTACTCGTCGGAGTGGTTTTTCAGCAAGATTCTGCACTGCCTGCGGACGGACCCGAAGGTGTTTGATGCGGCCTATACGTGGGTGGAGCATGCGGACTGGATTCCGGCGGTGCTGACCGGAACGGACCATCCGTCCAAGCTGAAACGATGCCGGTGTGCAGCGGGGCATAAGGCGATGTTCAATGAGGCCTGGGGCGGCTATCCGGCCAAAGAGTTTCTGTCCAAACTGGACCCGAAACTGGGGGCCCTTCGGGATACCCTGACGGCCACCACGCAGACGGTGGACCAGAAGGCGGGCGACCTGACGGAAGAGTGGGCCAAGCGGCTGGGTTTAAAGCCGGGGATTCCGGTGGCAATGGGAGCGTTTGATGCGCATCTGGGCGGAGTCGGGTCGGGCATCGGACCGGGGACGCTGGTGAAAATCATCGGCACGAGCACCTGCGATATGGCGGTGGCGCCGAATACAGCCAAGCTGCCGGATATTCCGGGCATCTGCGGGATTGTGGACGGCTCGATTCTTCCGGGGTATTTCGGTCTGGAAGCGGGGCAGTCCGCCGTGGGCGATATTTTCAACTGGTTTGTCAACTACATTCAGCCCGGCGGAAAGAAAGAAGGCGACCATGCCGCGCTGACGGCCAAGGCCTCCAAACTCAAACCGGGGCAGTCAGGGCTTTTGGCGCTGGACTGGAATAACGGCAACCGGACGATTCTGGTGGACCAGCGGCTGACGGGGCTTTTGGTGGGCCAGACGCTTCATACGCGTCCGGAGGAGATTTACCGGGCGCTGGTGGAGGCGACGGCCTTCGGGGCGCTGACGATTATCAACCGGTTCGAAGAGTACGGCGTGAAGATTGAGCAGATTATCAACTGCGGCGGCATCTCCGAGAAGAACCCGATGATTATGCAGATATATGCCGATGTGACGGGCCGGGAGATGAAGATTTCCCGTTCGCCTCAGACCTGTGCGCTGGGGGCGGCCATCTGCGGAGCCGTCGTGGGCGGAGCGCATCCGGACTTTGCCTCAGCCCAAAAAGCAATGTGCGGGGTCAAGGCCAAGACCTTTAAGCCCATTGCGGCAAATCATGCGGTTTATAAACGGCTCTATGTGCTTTATAAGCAGCTGCATGATGCCTTCGGGACCAAAGGATACAATCAGTCGCTGTACAATGTGATGAAAGACCTGCTGAAGATTAAGGAAGAGGTTCTCAAACAATGA
- a CDS encoding aldose epimerase family protein, with translation MSVQKEPFGVLPDGRTADLYILKNSSGMTAKITNYGGHVVALYVPDRNGKLEDILLGHDDLKGYLERKTNPYFGCIIGRYGNRIGQAKFTLDGKEYKLAANDGVNHLHGGVDGFDRRLWTAKPFTTKNTAGVELSYVSRDMEEGYPGTLKVTVIYTLTDDNQLQIDYKATTDKPTVCNLTNHMYFNLAGQGKGDILGHELMLNAPFFTPVDEGLIPTGEIRPVKGTPMDFTKPTAIGARINADYDQLKYGKGYDHNWVLDKKGNEMSLAAKVYEPTSGRVMEIWTTEPGIQFYAGNFLDGTIAGKGGKVYQHRTGFCLETQHFPDSPNKAQFPSTVLRPGQVYQTTTIHKFSTR, from the coding sequence ATGAGTGTTCAGAAAGAGCCGTTCGGAGTTTTACCGGACGGGCGGACTGCGGACCTGTACATCCTGAAAAACAGCAGCGGAATGACGGCCAAGATTACCAACTACGGCGGACATGTGGTGGCCTTGTATGTGCCGGACCGCAATGGCAAGCTGGAGGATATCCTGCTCGGTCATGATGACCTGAAGGGGTATCTGGAACGCAAGACCAATCCGTATTTCGGCTGCATCATCGGGCGGTACGGCAACCGCATCGGTCAGGCGAAATTTACGCTGGACGGCAAGGAATACAAGCTGGCGGCCAATGACGGGGTCAATCATCTGCACGGGGGTGTGGACGGATTTGACCGGCGGCTGTGGACGGCCAAGCCGTTTACGACCAAGAACACAGCAGGCGTGGAGCTGTCCTATGTGAGCAGGGATATGGAGGAAGGATATCCGGGCACGCTGAAGGTGACGGTGATTTATACGCTCACGGATGACAATCAGCTGCAGATTGACTATAAGGCCACGACGGACAAGCCGACGGTGTGCAATCTGACCAATCATATGTATTTCAATCTGGCCGGTCAGGGCAAGGGGGATATTCTGGGGCATGAGCTGATGCTCAATGCGCCGTTCTTTACGCCGGTGGATGAAGGGCTGATTCCGACCGGAGAGATTCGTCCGGTCAAGGGAACGCCGATGGACTTTACAAAGCCGACGGCAATCGGGGCGAGAATCAATGCCGATTATGATCAGCTGAAGTACGGCAAGGGCTATGACCACAACTGGGTGCTGGACAAGAAGGGCAACGAGATGTCTCTGGCGGCGAAGGTCTATGAACCGACCAGCGGACGGGTAATGGAAATCTGGACGACGGAGCCGGGGATTCAATTTTATGCGGGCAATTTCCTGGATGGAACGATTGCCGGCAAGGGCGGCAAGGTCTATCAGCACCGCACAGGCTTCTGTCTGGAGACGCAGCATTTCCCGGATTCGCCCAACAAGGCACAGTTCCCGTCCACGGTTCTGCGTCCGGGCCAGGTCTATCAGACTACAACCATACATAAGTTTTCGACTCGATAA
- a CDS encoding sodium:solute symporter: METGLLAMSAWSGLDTAIMIAFFIGLVGIIVWVLRQKEETSQDYFLAGRNAGWVSIGSSIFASNIGSEHLVGLSGVGFVSGMAMAHWEMHAWLILVLGWVFVPFYDRIKIFTMPEYLEHRFSPGSRSILSLISLVSYVLTKVAVTVYSGGVVFGTVFGITRVPENVPLIGGMDMFWVSAIGLVVITGLYTVLGGMKAVMYTSVLQTPVLLIGSIVILVVGLIRVGGWGEVERICGPNLKLVRPASDPEFPWTGVLFGSMIIGFWYWCTDQYIVQRVLSGKNQQEARRGTILAGYFKLLPVFIFLVPGMIAYALTQKGLLNMPLTAEGKPDADAAFSTLVSQLLPIGFKGFVVCGLLAALMSSLASLFNSSAALFVGDFYKKLHPTASEKHLVVVGRIATATVVILGIVWIPVMKGMGNVLYRYLQAVQGLLAPAIAAAFVMGVFWKRATAMGGFWGLVVGFALGMFRLALDVLKGRLAEGTLLYWAANVNWLHYCVFLFILCIVVTVIVSLMTPPPSSNQIRYTYYAATPEEKAATRASWNKWDVIHTLIILGVIVAFYIYFW; this comes from the coding sequence ATGGAAACAGGATTGTTAGCCATGTCCGCCTGGAGCGGTCTGGACACGGCCATCATGATCGCCTTTTTTATCGGGCTGGTCGGGATTATCGTCTGGGTTCTTCGTCAGAAAGAAGAGACGTCTCAGGATTACTTTCTGGCGGGCCGGAACGCGGGCTGGGTATCCATCGGCTCCTCGATTTTTGCCTCGAATATCGGTTCGGAGCATTTGGTAGGGCTGTCGGGCGTCGGCTTTGTGAGCGGAATGGCGATGGCCCACTGGGAGATGCATGCGTGGCTGATTCTGGTGCTCGGATGGGTGTTTGTGCCGTTTTATGACCGGATTAAGATTTTCACGATGCCGGAGTATCTGGAGCATCGGTTTTCGCCGGGTTCCCGTTCGATTCTTTCGCTGATTTCACTGGTCAGTTATGTCCTGACGAAGGTGGCTGTGACGGTGTATTCCGGCGGCGTGGTGTTCGGAACGGTGTTCGGGATTACCCGCGTTCCGGAGAACGTGCCGCTGATCGGCGGGATGGATATGTTCTGGGTGTCGGCCATCGGGCTGGTTGTGATTACCGGTCTGTACACGGTGCTGGGCGGGATGAAGGCCGTGATGTACACGTCGGTTCTGCAGACGCCGGTGCTGCTGATTGGTTCGATTGTGATTCTGGTTGTCGGACTGATTCGCGTCGGCGGATGGGGCGAGGTGGAGCGGATTTGCGGGCCGAATCTGAAACTGGTTCGGCCGGCATCGGACCCGGAGTTTCCGTGGACGGGGGTGCTGTTCGGCTCGATGATTATCGGGTTCTGGTACTGGTGCACGGACCAGTATATTGTGCAGCGCGTTCTGTCGGGCAAGAACCAGCAGGAAGCACGCCGCGGGACGATTCTGGCAGGCTATTTTAAGCTGCTGCCGGTATTCATTTTCCTCGTGCCCGGGATGATTGCCTATGCGCTGACCCAGAAGGGTCTGCTGAATATGCCGCTGACGGCGGAGGGCAAGCCGGATGCGGATGCGGCCTTTTCGACGCTGGTATCACAGCTGCTGCCGATTGGGTTTAAGGGATTTGTGGTGTGCGGCCTGCTGGCGGCCCTGATGAGCTCGCTGGCTTCGCTGTTTAACTCTTCGGCGGCGCTGTTTGTCGGCGATTTTTACAAAAAACTGCATCCGACCGCCAGTGAGAAGCATCTGGTTGTGGTTGGGCGTATTGCGACGGCCACGGTGGTGATTCTCGGCATCGTCTGGATTCCGGTGATGAAGGGCATGGGCAATGTGCTGTACCGGTATCTGCAGGCGGTTCAGGGACTGCTGGCACCGGCGATTGCCGCGGCGTTTGTGATGGGCGTGTTCTGGAAGCGGGCCACGGCCATGGGCGGATTCTGGGGCCTGGTGGTGGGCTTTGCTCTCGGAATGTTCCGGCTGGCTCTGGATGTGCTCAAAGGGCGTTTGGCGGAAGGGACGCTGCTGTACTGGGCGGCCAATGTCAACTGGCTGCATTATTGTGTTTTCCTGTTTATTCTGTGCATTGTTGTGACGGTCATCGTCAGTCTGATGACGCCGCCGCCGTCTTCGAATCAGATCCGCTATACGTACTATGCGGCTACGCCGGAAGAAAAGGCCGCCACACGGGCCAGCTGGAATAAGTGGGATGTCATTCACACGCTGATTATTCTGGGTGTGATTGTCGCGTTCTATATCTATTTCTGGTAA